The proteins below are encoded in one region of Candidatus Methylomirabilota bacterium:
- the trpA gene encoding tryptophan synthase subunit alpha gives MNRIDQRFQEIRASKRKALIPFITAGDPDFATTQEMVWAFEEAGADLLELGVPFSDPLADGTTIQRASQRALEHGVTLKGVIALVDRIRVRSQIPVILMSYVNPILRMGAQEFATRAGSVGVDGVVIPDLPPEEAQEIPRCCEASGIHTIFLAAPTSTDARLRQIVECSRGYIYYVSLKGVTGARDTVEAGLEGSLNRLRRLTDKPIAVGFGISTPAQASTVARLADGVIVGSAIVERIERGRGKPGMVKEVAGFVRALKQAVQ, from the coding sequence ATGAATCGGATCGATCAACGCTTTCAGGAAATCCGGGCGAGCAAACGAAAGGCCTTAATACCCTTCATCACCGCAGGGGATCCGGATTTCGCGACCACCCAGGAAATGGTCTGGGCCTTTGAGGAAGCAGGGGCAGATCTGCTCGAGCTCGGTGTCCCCTTTTCCGACCCCCTGGCCGACGGGACTACGATTCAGCGAGCTAGTCAACGGGCCCTCGAACACGGAGTCACACTCAAAGGGGTTATCGCCTTGGTGGACCGGATCCGTGTGCGTTCCCAAATCCCTGTGATCCTCATGAGTTACGTCAATCCGATCCTTCGCATGGGTGCTCAAGAGTTTGCGACACGGGCGGGTAGTGTGGGGGTGGATGGAGTTGTCATCCCAGACTTACCTCCTGAAGAGGCGCAAGAGATTCCGAGGTGTTGTGAAGCTTCGGGGATTCATACGATTTTCCTGGCGGCACCTACGAGTACCGATGCCCGACTCCGCCAGATCGTGGAGTGTTCTCGAGGATACATTTACTACGTTTCCCTGAAGGGGGTGACGGGGGCGAGGGATACCGTTGAGGCAGGTCTCGAAGGCTCCCTCAATCGCCTCCGACGGTTGACCGACAAGCCTATTGCCGTTGGCTTTGGCATCAGCACACCCGCGCAGGCGTCCACGGTGGCTCGGCTCGCCGATGGGGTGATCGTTGGATCGGCCATCGTCGAGCGTATCGAGCGAGGCCGCGGAAAGCCAGGTATGGTCAAGGAAGTGGCCGGATTTGTCCGAGCCTTGAAGCAGGCCGTACAGTAG